Proteins from a genomic interval of Lolium perenne isolate Kyuss_39 chromosome 1, Kyuss_2.0, whole genome shotgun sequence:
- the LOC127310806 gene encoding DAR GTPase 2, mitochondrial — MATAAAAEAFSRRLSAAVRGLSGAWYGRHMAAADRAIRARIPLVDLVLEVRDARVPATSAFEPLRRRSPEEPDVRRLVALNKADLADPSETEKWVTFMKQRGCSCVAVNSHSRESIKELLNVVLGRIREIKVGVSDCTGTVLLVGIPNVGKSAIVNAMHQIGRIGAAEKGKLKHAIVSSHPGETRDISGYKVASHPNIYVLDTPGVLSPIFANDDSGPRLVLTGAIKDSLLDEYEIAQFLLSILNSMKEYREWDDLNILGNKSCFADALSTRSHHSKRQYSSDHTQDFIVRGVRQALFETIATFQGDLGNEHDLRRLIEIQLTSLQNAFRLSAESSDVMSKRVAIKLLNLYRTGRLGHYTLDHVPDVRLEVAA; from the exons ATGGCaacggcagcggcggcggaggccTTCTCGCGCCGCCTGAGCGCGGCCGTGCGCGGCCTCTCCGGCGCCTGGTACGGCAGACACATGGCTGCTGCCGACCGCGCCATCCGCGCCCGCATCCCCCTCGTCGACCTCGTCCTCGAGGTCCGCGACGCCCGT GTACCCGCCACCTCGGCATTCGAGCCTCTCCGCCGCCGCTCCCCGGAGGAGCCTGACGTGCGCAGGCTCGTCGCGCTCAACAAAGCCGACCTCGCTGATCCCTCCGAAACCGAG AAGTGGGTGACGTTCATGAAGCAAAGGGGCTGTTCGTGCGTCGCCGTCAATTCACACAGCAGGGAAAGCATCAAGGAG CTGTTGAATGTTGTGCTGGGGAGGATCAGGGAGATCAAGGTCGGGGTAAGCGACTGCACAGGAACTGTTCTCTTGGTCGGTATTCCTAATGTTGGCAAGTCGGCCATTGTCAATGCGATGCATCAAATTGGGAGGATTGGGGCAGCAG AGAAGGGAAAGCTCAAGCATGCGATTGTCAGCAGCCATCCTGGAGAAACCAGGGATATAAGTGGTTACAAG GTGGCTAGTCATCCAAATATATATGTGTTAGACACTCCGGGTGTTCTATCTCCTATATTTGCTAATGATGATTCTGGTCCCAGGCTGGTTTTGACAG GAGCAATCAAGGATTCCTTGTTAGATGAGTATGAGATTGCACAATTCCTTCTTTCAATTTTGAACTCCATGAAGGAATACAGGGAGTGGGACGACCTGAATATATTGGGAAATAAATCttgttttgctgatgcattgtccacCAGGAGTCACCATAGTAAAAGACAGTATTCGTCTGATCATACCCAG GATTTTATTGTTAGAGGTGTTCGCCAAGCGCTTTTTGAGACTATAGCAACTTTTCAGGGAGATTTAGGGAACGAGCATGATTTAAGAAGATTGATAGAAATCCAGCTTACATCCTTGCAGAATGCTTTCAGGCTTTCTGCTGAATCCAGTGATGTTATGAGTAAACGTGTGGCTATCAAATTACTCAATCTCTATCGCACGGGAAGGCTTGGCCATTATACCTTAGACCATGTTCCAGATGTTAGGCTGGAAGTAGCTGCATAA